Proteins co-encoded in one Quercus robur chromosome 8, dhQueRobu3.1, whole genome shotgun sequence genomic window:
- the LOC126697675 gene encoding 7-deoxyloganetin glucosyltransferase-like, with protein MDSKTLKADKPHAVCIPFPVQSHIKAMLKFSKLLHHKGFHITFVNTEFNRRRFLKIRGPNSLDGLSDFRFETIPDNLPPSDPNASQDLSSLFNSITKNFLASFSNLLMKLNSATSNVPPVTCIISDGFMQFTINAAQELGIPILMFFTISACSLMGYMQIPPLKDKGIIPLKDKSYLTNGYLDTVIDWIPGMRGIRLKDLPSQVRTIDPNDAIFKFVIETAERAPTASGIVIQTFDALEQEVLDALLTMFPHVYAIGPLQPLLNHLPNDPLKSIGYSLWEEENECLQWLNSKAPNSVIYVNFGSIVVVTPTQLVEFGWGLANSKYLFLWIIRPDLVVGESTILPPEFKLETKERGLIASWCPQEEVLNHPSIGGFLTHSGWNSTIESVCAGVPMLCWPFLGDQQTNCKYTCNEWGIGMEIDNNIKREEVEKIVKELMEGEKGKKMKKKAMEWKKLAEEATEPLGSSSINLNNLVNEVLLSK; from the exons ATGGATTCCAAGACACTAAAGGCCGATAAGCCTCATGCAGTTTGTATTCCATTTCCAGTTCAAAGCCACATAAAAGCAATGCTCAAGTTTTCAAAGCTTCTCCACCATAAAGGCTTTCACATCACCTTTGTTAACACTGAGTTCAACCGCCGGCGTTTTCTGAAAATTAGAGGTCCCAACTCCTTAGATGGTTTGTCTGACTTCCGATTCGAAACCATTCCAGATAACCTCCCTCCATCGGATCCAAATGCCAGCCAAGACCTGTCTTCTCTTTTCAATTCCATTACGAAAAACTTCTTGGCCTCATTTTCTAACCTTCTTATGAAACTCAACAGTGCAACTTCAAACGTTCCTCCAGTGACTTGTATTATCTCAGACGGTTTCATGCAATTCACCATCAACGCTGCTCAGGAACTCGGAATCCCAATTCTAATGTTCTTCACTATCTCCGCTTGTAGCTTAATGGGTTACATGCAGATTCCTCCTCTCAAGGATAAAGGCATCATTCCACTTAAAG ATAAGAGTTATTTAACAAATGGGTATTTGGACACAGTTATAGATTGGATTCCAGGTATGAGAGGCATTCGACTCAAGGATCTCCCAAGCCAGGTTCGAACCATAGATCCAAATGATGCTATCTTTAAATTTGTGATCGAAACAGCAGAGAGAGCTCCTACGGCTTCAGGAATTGTTATTCAAACATTTGATGCATTAGAGCAAGAAGTTTTGGATGCTCTCTTGACCATGTTTCCTCATGTATATGCCATTGGCCCACTCCAACCACTGCTCAATCACTTACCCAATGACCCTTTAAAATCAATTGGATATAGCTTATGGGAGGAAGAAAATGAGTGCCTCCAATGGCTTAACTCTAAGGCGCCCAACTCTGTAATATATGTGAATTTTGGCAGCATAGTTGTCGTGACACCAACACAATTGGTTGAGTTTGGTTGGGGACTTGCAAAtagtaaatatttatttttgtggatAATTAGACCTGATTTAGTTGTTGGTGAATCCACAATATTGCCACCTGAGTTCAAGTTAGAAACTAAAGAAAGGGGTCTGATAGCTAGTTGGTGCCCTCAAGAAGAAGTGTTGAACCACCCCTCAATTGGAGGGTTCTTAACACATAGTGGGTGGAATTCAACTATTGAAAGTGTGTGTGCAGGAGTACCAATGCTTTGTTGGCCATTCTTGGGAGATCAACAAACAAACTGTAAGTATACTTGCAATGAATGGGGCATTGGCATGGAGATTGATAATAATATCAAGAGAGAGGAAGTGGAAAAGATTGTGAAAGAGTTGATGGAAGGAGAAAAGggtaagaaaatgaagaaaaaggcCATGGAGTGGAAAAAGTTAGCTGAAGAGGCCACTGAGCCACTTGGTTCTTCATCCATTAACTTGAACAATTTGGTGAATGAAGTGCTTTTATCGAAATGA